The Streptomyces sp. NBC_00454 DNA segment CCTCGCGTCTGCTCGGTGTTGAGGGCCTGAGTCCGCAGCATTGCATACCTGCGGGCGAGGATGCTGACCTCGTCCGCATTGGAGATCAACAGGCTGCCGCGCTGCATTTCGGAGTACGCGAAGTGCTGGTGGTCCGGCGTCTCCAGAAGGATGAACGGACCGTTGAGGCCTGGGTGGGTGGTCTGCCCAAAGGGCAGGATCTGCAGTGTGATGTTCGGTAGGTCCATACAGGTGCGCAGATGGTGCAGCTGCTCCAGATAGACCTCCTCCCCGCCGATGCGGGCCTGGAATGCGGCTTCCCAGAGGATGAAGCTGATGCTCGGTGGGGCCTTGCGGCGCAAGATGGCATGCCTGGCTACACGGCGGACGGTGAGAGCTTCGATCTCTTCCTCGGGGTGGGCCGGTACGCGGTTGCGGAACAGGGCCCTTGCGTAGCTTTCGGTCTGGAGTAGCCCCGGGATGCGGATGGACTCGTACCAGGAGAGCGCAACGGCTCTGTCTTCCAGATCCATGTACTCCTCCGCCCATGGAGGAGTCGTATCCACCAGCGGCATTTCGTGTGCAGCCACGGCCAGCAGCCCGGGCAGCCCCAGTACCTGGTCCATGAGCTCCGCGACATTCGGCATCAGCGCCCGCCGCCCCTGCTCGATCGACGCGATGGTCTCCGCGTCCAGATTGACCAGCTCTCCGAGCTGTTTCTGGGTCAGGTTCTTCGCGATGCGGGCCGCGGCCACCTGCTTGCCGACCATCTTCATGGTCGTCGCGTTCGGCCGGGTGCGCTTCCTCGGTGGCATGACGGTGAACTCCCCACCTGGGCCCGTGAACTACCCCTCGCCAACCCGTACTCATCACTGAGTACGGCTTGGCGCTCGGCCACACGTTAGTCACGTAACGCGACGATCGAGAGGTGAATCTGCATACTCGACCCGCCCTCGTGCGGGACCGGCTCTACCTGCGCTCACCCCGAACCGTCGCAGCTGCGCGCCACTTCACACGTGACACCTTGGACGTGTGGGGGAGGGCCGACCGGCAGCACGACGTGTTGCTCTGCGTGAGCGAACTGGCCACCAACGCGCTGCGCCACGGGGTCCCGCGGGGCCGGGGCTACCTGCTGCGGCTGCTCACCTTCGACGGCACGGTCCGGGTCGAGGTCCACGACAGCGGGCCCGGGCTCTCGCGGATGACGGAGCGGCCGCCGGGGCGGGGGCTGGCGATCGTGGACGGCCTCGCCGACGCCTGGGGCGTGCTGCCCCGGGCGCCGGGCAAGGTCGTGTGGTGCGAGTTCCGCTTCCGCTGACTAGGCCGTCGGCCGACGGCGCCGACCGGTCCCGGCGACCAGGGCCGCGCCCATGGCCAGGGCCACGCCGGCTCCGCCGAGGGCCCAGGTGGTGGCGGGGGAGCTACCGGTGGCAGCGAGCTCGCCGCCGGTCTGGGTGGTGGTGTCGCTGATCGGCTTGGCACCGCCGTTGGGGGCGGGCTGGTTGCCGGTGTTCCCCGTGGCCGCGTCGGCGGGGAGGATCTGGGTCAGATGGCCCGCCGAGGTGCTGCGGACGTACGAGTGTTCCTTCTGGTTGTACGGGCCCATGCCGATCGCCTGCAGCACGACGTCCCCGAGCGTGGCGGCGGTGGTGAAGCGCACCCGGAGCCTGATGTCGGAGACCTGCCCCGCGGTGATGCGGCCGTCGCTGATCCCGAAGGCGAGCAACGGGTACGGTGCTTCGCCGTCCTGTGTCTCGATCGGCTGCCAGCCGTTCTGGCCGTACATCTCGACCTGGATGTGCGAGGGCTTGAACGAAGCATTGTCGGGGCGGGCGACCAGGAGGCCGAGGTCGAACCCGTCCACTGCCGGCTTGCCGGAGTTGTCCAGGTGCAGGTTGAGGTTCTGCCAGTCGCCGCCCACCTTGAAGCCGTCCGTGGGCACCCCGTTCAGGGTGAGCGTCGGCCCCTCCTTGAATTGGAGCTTGGGATCGGCCTTCGCCCCGGCGATGCTGGTTTCGTACCAGGTGGTGCTGGCCCAGGCCCGCCCGCCGTCGGGCCGGATGCTCAGGGCGTCGGACGCCATTTGGAAGGCGACGACCGGTGCGTCCGCGGAGAAGCTGATGCGCACCTGGATGGTGTAACCCCCATCGCGCGGGACGGTCCTGGGCGCGCCGAGGGAGAAGTCGCTCATGCTGGAGGGCTCGTCGGCGTTGACCCACTCGGCCGACTTCCAGGAATTGTCCGGGGCGAGGTACTCGATCTTGAAGTGCCCGGCCTTCAGCTTGCCTCCGGCCCTGCCGACGCTGATGCGGGGGGTGAGGTTGGCGACCTCGATGTTGGCCGAGTTGTCGACGGTCACGGTCAGCGGGGTCCAGCCGCCGCCGGCCTTGAATCCGTCCTCCGGGATGCCCGCCACCGTGACGTCCGGGCCCATCAGCATCGAGTCCGGCGGGCTGTTCTGGGCCTTGGCGGCCGGGGCGACCTCGGCGGGCTTCCCCGCCGCCGGGGCCGGGGTGACCGGAGCGGGCGCCTGTGCGGCGGGCTGCTCGACGACCGGGACGACCGGGACGACGGGGACGGCCGGGGCGACCGGAGCCGTCTCCGGCGCCGGGTCGGCGACGGGTGCCGCGTCGTCCTTCGGGGCTGCGTCCGGCACGGTCACGGCCGGCTGGTCGTCGGCCATGGCCGGGGTGGCCGCGAGCAGAGTCGGGCCGACCATGGCCGCGGCGGCGACGAGGGTCATGCGCTTGAGCTTCATTTGTTTTCCCCCTACTGCTGGCTCCGGGCGGCGCTCGCGCCGGCCGGCCCCCCAGCACATTTCATTTTGAACATGCTCAGATTAGAGGGGCGGGTAGGGCTGGAGAGCCGTGAGAGGTCACGAAAGCCTTTCTTTCAGCCGACAGGCAGCCTGCTCCAGCTCCGATTTCGCCCCGAACGGGACGATCGCCCCCCGCCCCGGAACCCGGACCCCGCCCGTCAGGGCGATGCGGGTTCCGCCGCCCGGCTCCGGGGTCGCGGCCATGCCGATGATCAGGAAGCGGCTCTGGAGCCAGCACCAGCCCGGGCGCAGGACTCCGCGGAAGTGGGCGCGCGGGCCGTATTTGCTGCGGGCCAGGGCCTCCACGCGGTCGCCCGTCACGCGCAGCACGCGGACGCTGCGCATGTCCGGCTGGAAGCGGCCGAACTCGCCCTCCAGGTCGGACATCACCGCCCAGACGGTTTCGAAGGGGGCGGGGAGGAGCGTCTCCACGACCCTCGCGCCGGGGATCGCGGCGGCCATGATGCGCAGCCGGGCCACGGGGTCCACTGCGTACGTCATGAGAACCACGCCTTCCTGAAGCTCGTACGGGCCCGGTGCAGCCGGGACTTGGCGGTGCCCGGGGGGACGCCGAGCAGGGCGGCCGCGGACTCCTCGTCCAGGCCTTCGATGTCGCGCAGCACGAGGACGGCCCGGTGGGCGGGCGAGAGCCGGGCCAGGACGTCCTCGATGTCGGCGGCGAGCTGCGGGTCGCCGCGACCGGGTACGTCGGCCAGTTCGGCCGGGCGGTCGCGGCCCGCACGCCGGGCGGTGCGGACGGCTTCGCGGACCGCGATGGAGCGGACCCAGCCGTACAGGGTCTCCGGGTCCCGCAGGGAGCGGAGCGACCGGAAGACGGCGAGCAGGGCCTCCTGCGTGGCGTCCGGGCCGTCCGCGAGGGCGATCGGCGTGCAGATCCGGGCGATGTACGGGGTCAGGTGGTCGAGGAGGTCGTGCAGCGCCAGGGTGTTGCCGGCGCGGGCCGCCCGGGCGAGGGCGACTCCGCGGTCGCGGGCGGAGGGGGTGAGGGGGCCGCCACCGAGGGGAGGGACGTTCACCGGGCTCTCGCCAGACGGGCCGCCGCCCAGCCGAAGGCCAGGCAGGCGGGGGTGTAGAGCGCGAGGTTGAGGGCGGCGAAGGGACTGTCGGGCGGGGTGTCGAGGAGACCGGCGGTCCAGCCCAGGCCCGCGAGGCCCCGTACGGCCAGCCCCGTGGCGACGGCCGCCGTCACCAGGCGGGCGGGGCGGCCGCCGCGGCCGTGGGCGTGCGCGAGCACGGCGGCCGCGCCGGTCAGGGTGAGCGCGGCGAGCGGCAGCACCACGGGCGGGGCGAAGGACACCCCCTCCATGCCGAGTACGGCGAGGGAGAGCGCCCGCTCGTCGACGGCGGGCCAGGTCCGGCCCGTGGCCCAGTACAGGTGCGCGAGGCCGTCCACGGCGAGGAGGGCGGCCAGGGCGGTGCCCGAACGCCTGCGCCAGGGCGGTGAGGTGGAGGCCGCGACTGCGATGCCGGCTGCGGCCGCACCCCCGGCCCCGGCCCCCGCCGTCCGTGTCCCCGTACCCGCTGCCGTGTGTGTCATGAGCGCTCCCCCTCCGTGTGGCGTACCAACACCCCCAAGAGGAGGCGGGGAGGCGGAAGGTTCCCTGTGTGCCGTGTCACACCGCGGGCCGGTGGCCCTGGTCGATCATGGAGGGGCCCGGCGGGAGTCCGGCGGGCAGCACATCGACAACGG contains these protein-coding regions:
- a CDS encoding ATP-binding protein, whose protein sequence is MNLHTRPALVRDRLYLRSPRTVAAARHFTRDTLDVWGRADRQHDVLLCVSELATNALRHGVPRGRGYLLRLLTFDGTVRVEVHDSGPGLSRMTERPPGRGLAIVDGLADAWGVLPRAPGKVVWCEFRFR
- a CDS encoding RNA polymerase sigma factor produces the protein MNVPPLGGGPLTPSARDRGVALARAARAGNTLALHDLLDHLTPYIARICTPIALADGPDATQEALLAVFRSLRSLRDPETLYGWVRSIAVREAVRTARRAGRDRPAELADVPGRGDPQLAADIEDVLARLSPAHRAVLVLRDIEGLDEESAAALLGVPPGTAKSRLHRARTSFRKAWFS
- a CDS encoding Scr1 family TA system antitoxin-like transcriptional regulator, yielding MKMVGKQVAAARIAKNLTQKQLGELVNLDAETIASIEQGRRALMPNVAELMDQVLGLPGLLAVAAHEMPLVDTTPPWAEEYMDLEDRAVALSWYESIRIPGLLQTESYARALFRNRVPAHPEEEIEALTVRRVARHAILRRKAPPSISFILWEAAFQARIGGEEVYLEQLHHLRTCMDLPNITLQILPFGQTTHPGLNGPFILLETPDHQHFAYSEMQRGSLLISNADEVSILARRYAMLRTQALNTEQTRGLLSRLLGET
- a CDS encoding SRPBCC family protein, with amino-acid sequence MTYAVDPVARLRIMAAAIPGARVVETLLPAPFETVWAVMSDLEGEFGRFQPDMRSVRVLRVTGDRVEALARSKYGPRAHFRGVLRPGWCWLQSRFLIIGMAATPEPGGGTRIALTGGVRVPGRGAIVPFGAKSELEQAACRLKERLS
- a CDS encoding DUF3995 domain-containing protein, with translation MTHTAAGTGTRTAGAGAGGAAAAGIAVAASTSPPWRRRSGTALAALLAVDGLAHLYWATGRTWPAVDERALSLAVLGMEGVSFAPPVVLPLAALTLTGAAAVLAHAHGRGGRPARLVTAAVATGLAVRGLAGLGWTAGLLDTPPDSPFAALNLALYTPACLAFGWAAARLARAR